In Streptantibioticus cattleyicolor NRRL 8057 = DSM 46488, a genomic segment contains:
- a CDS encoding iron-containing alcohol dehydrogenase family protein, which produces MPVLTRLIPSPVVVDIRGGALDDLAGLLADQRISSSGKLAVAISGGSGAALRERLSPALPGADWYPVADGTIDSAVKLADAMRGKHYDAVVGLGGGKIIDAAKYAAARVGLPMVAVATNLSHDGICSPVSILDNDNGRGSYGVPTPIALVVDLDVIRRAPSRFVRSGIGDAISNISAIADWELSHRETGEPIDGLAAAMARAAGESVLRHPGGAEDDGFLTTLAEGLVLSGIAMSISGDTRPSSGACHEISHAFDLLFPKRSALHGEQVGLGAAFAMHLRGAAEEAAQIAEVLRRHRLPVLPGEIGFSDEEFVSAVGFAPQTRPGRYTILEHLDLDTDAIRDAYADYVKAIGS; this is translated from the coding sequence GTGCCAGTACTGACCCGGCTGATCCCCTCGCCGGTGGTCGTCGACATCCGGGGCGGCGCCCTGGACGACCTGGCGGGGCTCCTCGCCGACCAGCGGATCTCCAGCTCCGGCAAGCTCGCCGTGGCGATCAGCGGCGGCTCCGGTGCCGCCTTGCGGGAACGGCTCTCCCCGGCGCTGCCCGGCGCCGACTGGTACCCGGTGGCGGACGGCACCATCGACTCCGCCGTCAAGCTCGCCGACGCCATGCGCGGCAAGCACTACGACGCGGTGGTGGGCCTCGGCGGCGGCAAGATCATCGACGCCGCCAAGTACGCCGCCGCCCGGGTCGGCCTGCCGATGGTCGCGGTGGCGACCAACCTGTCGCACGACGGCATCTGCTCGCCGGTCTCCATCCTCGACAACGACAACGGCCGCGGCTCCTACGGGGTGCCCACGCCGATCGCGCTCGTGGTCGACCTGGACGTGATCCGGCGGGCCCCGTCCCGGTTCGTCCGCTCCGGGATCGGCGACGCCATCTCCAACATCTCGGCCATCGCCGACTGGGAGCTGTCGCACCGGGAGACCGGCGAGCCGATCGACGGGCTCGCCGCCGCGATGGCCCGGGCGGCCGGCGAGTCGGTGCTGCGCCACCCCGGCGGCGCGGAGGACGACGGCTTCCTCACCACGCTCGCCGAGGGCCTGGTGCTCTCCGGCATCGCCATGTCGATCAGCGGTGACACCCGGCCCTCGTCCGGCGCCTGCCACGAGATCAGCCACGCCTTCGACCTGCTCTTCCCCAAGCGGTCGGCGCTCCACGGCGAGCAGGTCGGCCTCGGTGCCGCCTTCGCCATGCATCTGCGGGGGGCGGCCGAGGAGGCGGCCCAGATCGCCGAGGTGCTGCGCCGGCACCGGCTGCCGGTGCTCCCGGGCGAGATCGGCTTCTCCGACGAGGAGTTCGTCTCCGCGGTGGGCTTCGCCCCGCAGACCCGCCCCGGGCGCTACACCATCCTGGAACACCTCGACCTGGACACCGACGCGATCAGGGATGCGTACGCGGACTATGTCAAAGCCATCGGTAGCTGA
- a CDS encoding CDP-alcohol phosphatidyltransferase family protein → MSKPSVAELRPVVHPAGVKDRRSGEHWAGRMYMREISLRITRQLARTRVTPNQLTGLMTVCGVLAAPALLVPGIGGAVLGVLMVQLYLLLDCVDGELARWKKQFSLSGVYLDRVGAYLCDAAVLVGFGLRAADLWGSGRIDWLWAFLGTLAALGAILIKAETDLVGVARHNGGLPPVKEAAAEPRSSGMALARKAASALKFHRLVLGIEASLLILLLSVADTVRGGLFFTRLGVAVLAAIAVLQTLLHLVSVLVSSRLR, encoded by the coding sequence ATGTCAAAGCCATCGGTAGCTGAACTGCGCCCGGTCGTCCACCCGGCCGGTGTCAAGGACCGGCGCAGCGGTGAACACTGGGCCGGGCGCATGTACATGCGGGAGATCTCGCTGCGGATCACCCGTCAGCTGGCGCGCACCCGGGTCACGCCCAACCAGCTGACCGGCCTGATGACCGTCTGCGGTGTGCTGGCCGCCCCGGCGCTGCTGGTGCCGGGGATCGGCGGCGCCGTGCTCGGGGTGCTGATGGTCCAGCTCTACCTGCTGCTCGACTGCGTCGACGGCGAGCTGGCGCGGTGGAAGAAGCAGTTCTCGCTCTCCGGGGTCTACCTGGACCGGGTCGGGGCCTATCTGTGCGACGCCGCGGTGCTGGTCGGCTTCGGCCTGCGCGCGGCCGACCTGTGGGGCTCCGGGCGGATCGACTGGCTGTGGGCCTTCCTCGGCACCCTCGCCGCCCTCGGCGCCATACTGATCAAGGCCGAGACCGACCTGGTCGGCGTCGCCCGGCACAACGGCGGGCTGCCGCCGGTGAAGGAGGCGGCGGCCGAGCCGCGTTCGTCCGGGATGGCGCTGGCCCGCAAGGCGGCCTCGGCGCTCAAGTTCCACCGGCTGGTGCTGGGCATCGAGGCGTCCTTGCTGATCCTGCTGCTGTCGGTCGCCGACACCGTCCGGGGCGGGCTGTTCTTCACCCGGCTCGGGGTCGCGGTGCTGGCCGCGATCGCGGTGCTGCAGACGCTGCTCCACCTGGTGTCCGTCCTCGTCTCCAGCAGGCTGCGGTGA
- a CDS encoding glycosyltransferase family 2 protein, producing MRLGAVVLTMGDRPAELRALLESVAKQDGEPVATVVVGNGTPLPELPPGTRTVELAENLGIPGGRNVGVEAFGTGGEEVDAVLFLDDDGLLARQDTAELVRAAFAADPGLGIISFRIVDPVSGTTQRRHVPRLRASDPMRSSRVTTFLGGACAVRTAVLRQVGGLPDEFFYAHEETDLAWRALDAGWSIEYRSDLVLEHPATPPSRHAVYHRLVARNRVWLARRNLPAPLVPLYLGTWIALTLARRPAPAALRAWLGGFKEGWATPCGPRRPMKWRTVFRLTRLGRPPII from the coding sequence CTGCGGCTCGGCGCGGTGGTGCTCACCATGGGCGACCGCCCCGCCGAGCTGCGCGCGCTGCTGGAGTCGGTCGCCAAGCAGGACGGCGAACCGGTGGCCACCGTGGTGGTCGGCAACGGCACCCCGCTGCCCGAACTCCCGCCCGGCACCCGGACCGTGGAGCTCGCCGAGAACCTCGGCATCCCGGGCGGGCGCAACGTCGGCGTCGAGGCGTTCGGCACCGGCGGCGAGGAGGTCGACGCCGTCCTCTTCCTCGACGACGACGGCCTGCTGGCCCGCCAGGACACCGCGGAGCTGGTCCGGGCCGCCTTCGCCGCCGACCCCGGGCTGGGCATCATCAGCTTCCGCATCGTCGACCCGGTCAGCGGCACCACCCAGCGCCGGCACGTCCCCCGGCTGCGGGCCTCCGACCCGATGCGCTCCTCGCGGGTGACCACCTTCCTCGGCGGTGCCTGCGCGGTGCGCACCGCGGTGCTGCGGCAGGTCGGCGGGCTGCCGGACGAGTTCTTCTACGCCCACGAGGAGACCGACCTGGCCTGGCGGGCGCTGGACGCCGGGTGGTCCATCGAGTACCGGTCCGACCTGGTGCTGGAGCACCCGGCGACCCCGCCGAGCCGGCACGCGGTCTACCACCGGCTGGTGGCCCGCAACCGGGTGTGGCTGGCCCGGCGCAACCTGCCCGCCCCGCTGGTCCCGCTCTACCTGGGCACCTGGATCGCGCTGACGCTGGCCCGCCGCCCCGCCCCGGCGGCGCTGCGTGCCTGGCTGGGCGGGTTCAAGGAGGGCTGGGCCACCCCCTGCGGCCCGCGCCGCCCGATGAAGTGGCGTACGGTTTTCCGGCTGACCCGACTGGGCCGACCTCCCATCATCTGA